The following are encoded together in the Choloepus didactylus isolate mChoDid1 chromosome 7, mChoDid1.pri, whole genome shotgun sequence genome:
- the LOC119539896 gene encoding cysteine-rich secretory protein 2-like: MALLRMVVFLAAVLLTSLPADGKDPAFGALLTTQTQVQKEIVNKHNELRKGVSPPASNMLKMEWSREATANAQKWANRCTLEHSSMDDRKTSTKCGENLYMSTDPTSWSTAIQSWYDESHNFIYGVGPKSPNEAIGHYTQVVWYSSSRVGCGIAYCPNQELLKYYYVCQYCPAGNIVNKKHTPYKEGTPCASCPNHCENGLCTNSCEYEDSLSNCAELKDTAGCEHALLKEKCKATCNCENKIY, from the exons ATGGCTTTACTCCGAATGGTGGTGTTTCTGGCTGCTGTGCTGCTTACATCTTTACCTGCTGATGGAAAG GATCCAGCTTTTGGTGCTTTGCTAACCACCCAAACTCAAGTCCAAAAGGAGATTGTAAATAAACACAATGAACTAAGGAAAGGAGTCTCTCCACCTGCCAGCAACATGCTAAAGATG GAATGGAGCAGAGAAGCAACAGCAAATGCCCAAAAGTGGGCAAACAGGTGCACTTTAGAACACAGTAGTATGGATGACCGAAAAACCA GTACGAAATGTGGTGAGAATCTCTATATGTCAACTGACCCTACTTCCTGGTCAACTGCAATTCAAAGCTGGTATGATGAGAGTCACAATTTTATCTATGGTGTAGGGCCAAAAAGTCCCAATGAAGCTATTGGACATTATACTCAG GTTGTTTGGTACTCATCTTCTCGTGTTGGATGTGGAATTGCCTACTGTCCCAAtcaagaacttttaaaatattactatgtTTGCCAATATTGTCCTGC GGGTAATATTGTGAATAAAAAGCATACCCCATATAAAGAAGGAACACCTTGTGCCAGTTGCCCCAATCACTGTGAAAATGGACTATGCA CTAACAGTTGCGAGTATGAAGATTCCCTTAGTAACTGTGCAGAATTGAAGGATACAGCTGGCTGTGAACATgcattactgaaagaaaaatgcaaGGCTACGTGCAATTGTGAAAACAAAATTTACTAA